CGGCGCAGGATCTCGCGATACCGCTGAAAATGCTCGACGATCTCGGCGGTCTCGGCGTGTTCCTTCCGCAGACGGGCCAACTCGGTGGGATTACCGTAGAGACGGGGGTCGGCGAGCGCGCGGGACAACTCCTCCGAGCGCTCCTCGATCTGACGAAGCTTGTCAAACAGCATCGTGGCTCACCCGGCCCGACGCCGGCTCGGCCGAGCGCTCAGCTGGTCGGCGCAGCCTGTCGCTTGTACTTGCGCTGGAAGCGCTCGACCCGGCCCGCGGTGTCCACGATCTTCTGTTTGCCGGTATAGAAAGGATGGCACTTGGAGCAGATCTCCACGCGGATGTCGGCCCTGGTGGAGCGGGTGTGAATGACCTCCCCGCAGGCGCACGTGATCGTGGTCTCGACGTACTCCGGATGAATGCCAGCCTTCACGGCCTACCTCCTTAGAACGCCCAAGCATACCACCCCCCTGGCGGATCACCAAAGCCGGGTGGCGGCCGGCGGGCCTACCCCATCGTATGCATCGAGCTGAGGAACTCCTTGTTGGTGCGGGTCAGCTTGAGCTTGTCCAGCAGGAGCTCCATCGCCTCCACGGGGTTGAGCTGGGAGAGGGCCTTGCGGAGCAGCCAGACCTTCTGCAACTCGTCCTTCTCCAGCAACAGCTCTTCCTTGCGGGTCCCGGACTGCTCGATGTTGATGGTCGGGAAGATCCGCTTGTCCATCAGGCGGCGGTCGAGATGCACCTCCATGTTGCCGGTGCCCTTGAACTCCTCGAAGATGACGTCGTCCATGCGGCTGCCGGTATCCACGATGGCGGTCGCCATGATGGTGAGGGAGCCACCCTCCTCGATGTTGCGGGCGGTCGCGAAGAAGCGCCGCGGGCGCTGCAGGGCGTTGGCGTCGAGACCCCCCGACAGCACCTTGCCCGA
The Candidatus Methylomirabilota bacterium DNA segment above includes these coding regions:
- the rpmE gene encoding 50S ribosomal protein L31; protein product: MKAGIHPEYVETTITCACGEVIHTRSTRADIRVEICSKCHPFYTGKQKIVDTAGRVERFQRKYKRQAAPTS